A segment of the Lepus europaeus isolate LE1 chromosome X, mLepTim1.pri, whole genome shotgun sequence genome:
ATGTGCTTTGCACAGCAGTCTCTTTGCAAGAACAGACTGTCACCAACCTCTTTGCATCaaataaagcaacctgtctctgttgaaATCAGTCTCTATctcctttttccatctcttctttCTGGGAGTACAAAAGGTCAGAGCCCTGAGCTATTCCAAACCTAACATGTAGTAATACTAACTCTTGTTGGTTTACAGTTTTAACAGACTTAACCAATGTGCAGAGGCCTCTACAAGCCACCACAATTAGGAAATgggacatttcttttctttctttttttttttttgacaggcagagttagacagtgagagagagagagagagacagagagagagacagagagaaaggtcttccttccattgattcaccccccaaatggttgctactgcTGGTGCgttgcaccgatttgaagccaggagccaggtgcttcttccgggtctctcatgtgggtgcaggggcccaagcacttgggccatcctccactgccttcctgggccacagcagagagctggagtggaagaggagcaaccggggcagaatctggtgccccccccccccaacctggactagaaccctgggtgccggcaccgcaggtggaggattagcctagtgagccacgtgcCGGCCAGGACATTTCAATCACTGCAAAACATGCCCTCTTTTGGACCTTGTATAATAGCATTAAGTAATAAATTCATATTCAGAAAAATACTCAGAAGTATATTTATGACCAACAGAAGAAATAGTAAAGATAACACTTTAGGGCAAAGAATATTACACATGATGGAATATCAGAAAGAACATTAAATATTAGAtactagaggggctggcgctgtgatgtagtgggtaaagccgccacctgcagagcaggcatcccatatgggtgctggttggaatcccggcagctccacttctgatccagctctctgctatagcctgggaaagcagaaaatggcccaagtgcttgggcccctgcacccatgtggaagacccagaagctcctggttcttggctttggatcagctcagctccacctgTCGTGGCCACTTtaagagtgaagcagaggatggaagacatttctctctatttctccctctctctgtctgcaacagtacctctcaaaaaaatttattaaaatcctaaaaataaattattcagatTTCTCTATTCAGAGAACTGGCCATGggaactttaagaaaaaaattaattaaaaaaataaactagacaCATGTAGgtaattttttcttctcttttggagATTCTTCAAAATACATTTGGCAcgcatttttttttgaaattcaaaatttttatccACTAAGGGAAACAGTTTGGCAGCTTTTTATGAAGACAAGCATACATATTGCAATGCCACTCTTAGGCCCcccataaaatgaaaattatgtcaCTATAAAATGACATATCTTTATTGATAGTACCTTCACTCCTAGGCAATTATAACCCTGAACAGACTAAGTTTTCTTCAAGTTACAAAAGATTACCAAAATGATATATTCAACTGATGTCATAATATTGGCAACAAAATGCAGAAAACTTTTGAAACACAGCAAATGGAAAGGTtcagaaacacatttttattaatgGGAACagtcagaaacaaaaaaaaattttgtactgaattatttcatttaccaGACATTTTGAAATGGGTCAATCTACAGGGACTGAGAGCATATTAGTTGTtccagtgttttattttaataaaatgataaataataaaagatttttaaattaaatcttgGAGAATGCATTACAAGTAAAGctgtactttaaaaaatctttcggcccagcttccaaagtgaccaccactgctgagaggacggccaagtagggccattaacattgcagacagaacttaaatttcctgttagagatgccacctgcctttacctggccagctctcctcccaggccagctaggtaatggacaTCAACATGGTGCCTTCCCCAAagagggtcacacctcccttaggatgtactccatgtgaagagatagacaaGTCTGGGCCTCATTAATGACAAGGCCTTAaagtccaccagattattatcaaaccccttctgtcagtttctatttgcctctcaatcagaaaacttagttgtggcTTAGATAGCAGCTTCTTAtgtcctctagtaatgactctgtcctttgttctacatcctgtctagcccacttggggcctcattcctttataatcatagcctctactcttaatcaatggctccactcccaacctgtgtgtattgacggtcctcttcctcacttaatgttgtatgattgttcagaatctCTCTACAGACAAATCCCCCTACCTGcaaaaagatgagtgacttttcgcCAGGTCTTGGCtggatcagctttaagccacatccatcaaactgtcctcacaagggtccagggaCCCctgccatttcctctcctctatgaaatcctctcattacctggttaatgccactcatagcatcattggttgctattctcaccctgtcttcaTATTACTGTGTTTTTAAGTATTTACGGGAGTTGATAATGAAaggaaccaaggccttcagcaaccaggcatcCAGCCAAATGCTGCTACATGGATATACTCAGCTCTctacccaggagacagcggcttgagacatcacctcatgccagcagagagtacctctttgccccatgtcagcaggaaatagctctaaagacagatcatcctcCCTCTACTCCTCCTGGatttttgggactaatgtaatcccatacaattcctgccttataaaaaacaaaagaggggaatgttagtaaaatgtcgcagtcttatctatggtgcaatctacaccctgacaccatcctaggctctaacccccgccgccattgctggaagccaggtggccacatggcccaaccaccagtgtcagccccacccccatccaaatgggatttgctgctcctactttcctgcccgccctctggaaaagttttaaaaggacctgttcctgaacacgtggctctctttctccccatctcctgatctctctctctctctcagtttctggagctctctctcttacactctccttctccctctttctccttcttcaccccttcccttcagtctgttgggtttcctccaataaaccctttccttaaaaaaaagaaatctttatgaAGATGTTTCACTTCAGATGCTATTTCTAGCCCAGGTAAGCAAGCACTTTCACGAGATTCATATACTGGAGTCTTTGCTTGCTACTCTATTACCTGAAAGGCAAATAAGAAGCCAGacattttatgaatgttttaagTGACCAGATTGCAAACTCTAAGGTTGGAAAAAACATTAAGTATGCACAATTGTGAGAATTAGCAATCATCACAGCTGTGGATGAAAACTGTCATTCTTTTGAGATTCCAATGTATTATAGTTCAGAACAAAGAGCTTACTAAAAAATTGGTGTAGCAAAATTTCTCCACCAATTTGTGTGTATCAAGCATTTAGTTAACTTTCCCTCTTGAAATACAGAATACAACACCAGATACCATGTTTCACTATTTCAGTTAAGATTCACAATTACATTGATTACAAATCAGAATAGTACCACCAAAATGCTAGGGACAAGTGTTTAATGACATTAAGATCTTAACATGAAGGAAGTGACTGTCCACAATCATGAATTCATATAGATATGACTGGAAATATGTAGACTTGGGGAGAAACAAATGCTGCTGAAATCATCAGCTCCGCTTCTTCTGATCCACAAGTCATGTTTAAAAACCTAAGTGAATTTGGGCTGCTGACCATATTCACTGCAAGAATCCGACTGCTGTGCTACATCCTGCTTTAACAGTGCCCAGTCAAAGGTGCAGTCACATGGGTCAGTCAGGGTCTCCAAAAGCGAGCGGAATAGCTGCCTCAGATATCTGTAATCCGGAGTTTCATCAAAGTGCAGTGCATGACAATACTTAAAGTAAGTAGCAAACTCGGCAGGTAATCCTTCGCATAAAACTTCTACAGAAATGGACATCTTCTTTTCAATAACTTTTTCACGGTGTTGTTTCTTTGTGGCAGCCTTTATTCCTTGCCAGGGTAGACCACTTCTAAGAAAATACACTAAAACATATCCTATTGACTCCATGTCATCTCGGCGACTTTGCTCAATGCCAAGATGTGTGTGGATGGCCGCATACAGAGGAGTGCCAGTGAGGTATTTAAGTTTTCTGTATGGTATGTGCTTCCTGGTGCTGCTGGATATATACTTTTTggccaagccaaaatcaacaaGGAATACTTTATTGCGGTGGCGCCCTGTACCAATAAGGAAGTTTTGCGGCTTAATGTCTctgtgtatgatgttctttgtgTGAACGTATTCAATTCTACT
Coding sequences within it:
- the LOC133753711 gene encoding casein kinase I-like, with product MTSFSSTMTEFTVGEKYRLVRRIGSGSFGVVYHSVNITNGEEVAVKLESQDAKYPQLLIESKFYKLLQGGVGIPRIKWFGQDRGYNALVMDLLGPSLEDLFNFCSRKFTMKTVLMLADQMISRIEYVHTKNIIHRDIKPQNFLIGTGRHRNKVFLVDFGLAKKYISSSTRKHIPYRKLKYLTGTPLYAAIHTHLGIEQSRRDDMESIGYVLVYFLRSGLPWQGIKAATKKQHREKVIEKKMSISVEVLCEGLPAEFATYFKYCHALHFDETPDYRYLRQLFRSLLETLTDPCDCTFDWALLKQDVAQQSDSCSEYGQQPKFT